The sequence GGGATTTGAATGACGAGCTTCACGCGGCGGCCTCGTTGGGAATGCGAAGAAATTTCTAGCACGTTCATCCGCGCGTGGGTACGGGGCGGGCGCCGATCGTACGACGCAAAAAAAGAGGCGGACACAGGGGTTGTGTCCGCTCACGGAGGAAATAGGAACAATGGGGTGCTTGTTGTGCGTCGCTCAGATTCGGTCCTGATTCGTGGCCGTCCTCCTTTGGCGATGCGCCGGTCGGGGTGGGGGAAACCCTGCCGCTTGCCCGCTGTCCCGGTTCGCGACCCGCCAGTGCCCGACGTGCCGCGTTCCGATGAGAGATACGAAAGCAAGCGTCGCGCCAAGATTGTGGACGTTGGTGGTGACGAGGTTTCTTTAGATATTTTGAGGATTTAGCGTTGAAGGAGGAAAACGCGGAGGCGTTGACGCATTACGAAAACACCGAGAGTAGGAATTTTCGTAAACGGAGCTGAAAACATCGGTTCGATGTCTGAGGGACTTATCGGCGGTTTCTCGAAGGACTTGAGTCCTGACCGATCGACGTGCGGCGAGCGGGTTCAGTGATACGTCGGCTTAGTCGGTCCTTCGTCCTTCTTTTCGCTCTTGCCGCCGTCGACCACGCGATACTTCTTGCGGAAGTGTTCGAGCTTGCGTTCGTAATAGGTCTTTCGCACGCGCATGTAGAGCGTGTCGTAACGCAGGAACACGTACGCGAAGATCATCCCGCCCAGGTGCGCGATGTGCGCGATTCCGGGGTTGCGTCCGTCGAGCACGTACAGGAATTCGATCAGACCGGCCATCACCGCCATCCACTTGCCCTTCATCGGGATGATGAAAGCGACGAGGACGACGCGGTCGGGCCACGTGAGGCCCCACGCAAGCAGCAGACCGAAGACGATGCCCGACGCACCGACGGTGGGGATGATCCCGCCCGGACCGCTCGCAACGACCTGACACAGTCCCGCGCCGAGGCCCGACAACACGA is a genomic window of Deltaproteobacteria bacterium containing:
- a CDS encoding rhomboid family intramembrane serine protease, coding for MGGRGGGFGQGGNMRVQFGPSRVGPIVRGLLIANVAGFVLQALFPWFTDAFGLVPKLVFRGWIWQLATFHFLHGGVGHLLMNMLMLWMFGAELEFKFGRNKFIWLVVLSGLGAGLCQVVASGPGGIIPTVGASGIVFGLLLAWGLTWPDRVVLVAFIIPMKGKWMAVMAGLIEFLYVLDGRNPGIAHIAHLGGMIFAYVFLRYDTLYMRVRKTYYERKLEHFRKKYRVVDGGKSEKKDEGPTKPTYH